The following proteins are encoded in a genomic region of Triticum dicoccoides isolate Atlit2015 ecotype Zavitan chromosome 1B, WEW_v2.0, whole genome shotgun sequence:
- the LOC119335476 gene encoding benzyl alcohol O-benzoyltransferase-like, translating into MAGPAASLRFTVRRKAAELVTPAGPTPRELKRLSDIDDQDGLRFHIPVIQFYRRDASMGGRDPAAVVRGAVARALVHYYPFAGRLRELEGRKLAVDCTGEGVLFIEADADVRLEHFGDALQPPFPGLEELIFDVPGSSEVLGTPLLLFQVTRLACGGFILAVRLMHTMADAQGLVQFLAAVAELARGAAAPSVRPVWERELLEARNPPRPGFAHREYDEVPDTKGTIVPLDDMAHRSFFFGAREVAAIRSHLAPGLRKRATTFEVLTGSLWKCRTVALAPDADEVMRMICIVNARGGKQGGASAIPAGYYGNAFAFPVAVSASGDLCANPLSYAVKLVKEAKSEVDVEYMRSVADLMVQRGRPHFTVVRAYLASDVTKAGFGDLDFGWGRPVYGGPAKGGVGAIPGVASFLIPFKNGKGEDGIVIPMCLPGPAMDKFVEEMGKLLRPAVDVPDMFPAMIKSAL; encoded by the exons ATGGCGGGCCCAGCGGCGTCGTTGAGGTTCACGGTGAGGAGGAAGGCGGCCGAGCTGGTGACGCCGGCGGGGCCGACGCCCCGGGAGCTGAAGCGGCTCTCGGACATCGATGACCAGGACGGTCTGCGGTTCCACATCCCCGTCATCCAGTTCTACCGGCGCGACGCGTCCATGGGCGGCAGGGACCCAGCGGCAGTGGTCCGGGGCGCCGTGGCCAGGGCGCTCGTGCACTACTACCCGTTCGCCGGCCGGCTGAGGGAGCTCGAAGGGCGCAAGCTCGCCGTCGACTGCACCGGCGAGGGCGTGCTGTTCATCgaggccgacgccgacgtgcgtctGGAGCACTTCGGCGACGCCCTGCAGCCGCCCTTCCCGGGACTCGAGGAGCTCATCTTCGACGTCCCCGGGTCGTCCGAAGTCCTCGGCACTCCACTCCTCCTCTTCCAG GTGACACGCCTGGCGTGTGGAGGCTTCATCCTGGCGGTGCGGCTGATGCACACGATGGCGGACGCGCAGGGGCTGGTGCAGTTCCTGGCCGCCGTGGCGGAACTGGCGCGAGGCGCGGCGGCGCCGTCGGTGCGGCCGGTGTGGGAGCGGGAGCTGCTGGAGGCGCGGAACCCGCCGCGCCCTGGCTTCGCGCACCGGGAGTACGACGAGGTGCCGGACACCAAGGGCACCATCGTGCCGCTCGACGACATGGCGCACCGCTCCTTCTTCTTTGGGGCCCGGGAGGTCGCCGCCATCCGGTCCCACCTGGCGCCGGGCCTCCGGAAGCGCGCCACCACGTTCGAGGTCCTCACGGGAAGCCTGTGGAAGTGCCGTACCGTGGCGCtggcccccgacgccgacgaggtgaTGCGGATGATCTGCATCGTCAACGCCCGCGGCGGCAAGCAGGGCGGCGCGAGCGCTATCCCGGCCGGCTACTACGGGAACGCGTTCGCCTTCCCGGTGGCCGTGTCGGCCTCCGGCGACCTGTGCGCGAACCCCCTGAgctacgccgtgaagctggtgaaggaggccaaGTCGGAGGTGGACGTGGAGTACATGCGGTCGGTGGCGGACCTGATGGTGCAGCGCGGGCGGCCGCACTTCACGGTGGTGCGCGCGTACCTGGCGTCGGACGTGACCAAGGCCGGGTTCGGCGACCTGGACTTCGGGTGGGGCAGGCCGGTGTACGGCGGGCCGGCAAAGGGCGGCGTGGGCGCCATCCCCGGGGTGGCCAGCTTCCTGATCCCGTTCAAGAACGGCAAGGGCGAGGACGGCATCGTGATCCCCATGTGCCTGCCTGGGCCCGCCATGGACAAGTTCGTGGAGGAGATGGGCAAGCTGCTGCGCCCGGCCGTCGACGTCCCCGACATGTTCCCCGCCATGATCAAATCTGCGCTCTGA